The following are encoded together in the Geobacter sulfurreducens PCA genome:
- a CDS encoding M23 family metallopeptidase, which translates to MITGHTVRIVMLAALVGLTAPERSRADIYRFVDEDGVECFTDSPRNGKASLYLREKKAARPGTRRTVPHHLRAAGITGTSPAINPTTPSPSDASAAPPVQGRITSLVGLRHDPIDGTMREHRGIDIAVPEGTPVRAIAPGRVAFAGNRPGYGTMVVLEHPDGIITLYAHNSMNAVVEGANVSAGDTIALSGSTGRSTGPHLHFEAWRGDVNVTSSYLPGARGDRIGTAATPRAADTIRKILQADGTILLTNH; encoded by the coding sequence ATGATCACGGGACACACGGTACGTATCGTCATGCTCGCGGCGCTGGTGGGGCTGACTGCCCCCGAGCGGTCACGGGCCGACATATACCGGTTCGTGGACGAGGACGGTGTAGAATGTTTCACCGACTCCCCCAGGAACGGCAAGGCGTCGCTCTATCTGCGCGAAAAAAAGGCAGCCCGGCCCGGTACCCGTCGCACCGTGCCGCACCACCTGCGGGCTGCCGGCATCACGGGGACATCTCCTGCAATCAACCCGACCACCCCGTCCCCGTCAGATGCATCCGCGGCGCCTCCGGTCCAGGGGAGGATAACCTCCTTGGTGGGGCTCCGACACGATCCCATCGACGGCACCATGCGCGAACACCGGGGCATCGACATCGCCGTGCCCGAGGGAACACCGGTCAGGGCCATCGCGCCGGGGCGCGTGGCCTTTGCGGGCAACCGGCCGGGCTACGGCACCATGGTGGTCCTTGAACACCCGGACGGCATCATTACACTCTACGCCCACAACTCCATGAATGCGGTGGTGGAAGGGGCAAACGTCTCGGCGGGCGATACCATCGCCCTTTCCGGCTCCACGGGGAGATCCACCGGCCCCCACCTCCACTTCGAAGCCTGGCGGGGAGACGTGAACGTCACATCATCATATCTGCCCGGTGCTCGAGGCGATCGGATCGGCACCGCTGCTACTCCCCGCGCCGCGGACACCATTCGCAAGATCCTCCAGGCCGACGGAACCATACTGCTGACCAACCACTGA
- a CDS encoding phosphatase PAP2 family protein yields MGRCILGVIVAASVLVALTATAAIAEDMPWSGEFLSREARTLRDESAAFVTAPFRVDNGALWGTLAVAGAVGVLSQFDEDIRDEVAETRGRTLDRITDAGSLVGNPVIHLGVAGAVYGGGLLAGSPRWRDTGLMMGEAALLADAATLVLKQAIGRARPLTGKGGGSFRPFGFESDYDSMPSMHTASSFAMASVITSTSGSVPVGVVSYATAAFVGFSRMQEGKHWASDVLLGAAIGELAGRIVTRFHAGGGNLALVPAVAEDAAILSLVGKF; encoded by the coding sequence ATGGGGCGGTGCATCTTGGGGGTGATAGTTGCGGCATCCGTTCTGGTGGCGCTCACGGCAACGGCTGCAATAGCGGAGGATATGCCCTGGTCGGGCGAATTTCTGAGCCGGGAGGCACGGACGCTCCGCGACGAGTCTGCCGCTTTCGTAACGGCGCCCTTCAGGGTCGATAATGGTGCCCTGTGGGGGACACTGGCCGTAGCGGGGGCAGTGGGAGTCCTGTCGCAGTTCGACGAGGATATCCGGGACGAGGTGGCAGAAACGCGCGGCCGGACCCTTGACCGGATCACCGATGCCGGCAGTCTCGTGGGTAATCCGGTCATCCATCTGGGAGTGGCGGGTGCCGTTTATGGCGGCGGGCTGCTTGCCGGGTCCCCCCGCTGGCGGGATACGGGGCTCATGATGGGCGAGGCGGCGCTCCTGGCCGATGCCGCAACCCTGGTGCTCAAGCAGGCTATTGGCCGCGCCCGACCCCTGACGGGCAAGGGGGGCGGCAGCTTCCGCCCGTTTGGGTTCGAATCGGATTACGATTCCATGCCCTCCATGCACACGGCCAGTTCCTTTGCCATGGCTTCGGTCATCACGTCCACGTCGGGAAGTGTGCCGGTGGGTGTCGTATCCTATGCAACGGCTGCCTTTGTGGGGTTTTCCCGCATGCAGGAAGGAAAGCACTGGGCCAGCGATGTGCTCCTGGGTGCCGCCATCGGCGAACTGGCCGGCAGGATCGTCACCCGCTTCCACGCCGGCGGCGGAAATCTGGCGCTGGTGCCGGCAGTGGCGGAAGACGCGGCAATCCTTTCCCTGGTCGGGAAATTCTAG
- the hrpB gene encoding ATP-dependent helicase HrpB, whose protein sequence is MNRLPVDDVIPDLLTALEQRNAAVLQAPPGAGKTTRVPLALLDAPWLNGKRIIMLEPRRLAATNAARWMARSLGEEAGATVGYAIRFDRRVSARTRVEVVTEGILTRRLQSDPLLEGVGAVIFDEFHERSIHSDLALALCRDVQAGLREDLRIIVMSATMAAAPVAALLGDAPVITSEGRNYPVALRHIPPNDRENLPSAVARAVRIAVRECEGDILAFLPGVGEIRRCGQLLADDPPLHAPLVVPLYGDLPFVEQERAILPVPGRRKVVLATTIAETSLTIEGVRVVVDGGQTRRLRYDPASGLNRLVTERVSAASATQRAGRAGRLGPGTCYRLWPEHDQQALLAADPPEILIADLAPLALDLAHWGVSDPASLAWLDPPPRGALEEARNLLKSLDALDGQGMITETGRRMAELPLHPRLAHMLLRATERGPAPLACDVAALLTERDIVRSAGTGQAAERAGCDMLIRVEALEQWRQGRGGRDHQVDSSACRAVDRVASHLRRLIAPDGKGHAVADPVRETGLLLSWAYPDRIAQARPGGERRYLLANGRGALLSERSSLHGEQLLVAYLVERGERGDDLIRQASALDPARFHEEFSGDIYRRRTVVWDDREGRVSARDEACYGAIVLESRPVSATGDEVRAALLAGLRAGPGITALGWTPSACQFRARVRFLGRVCPDEGWPDLSDERLLKTIEVWLGPFLGKARSLADLASIDLLTPLKALLSWDQLRRLDEGAPTHLTVPSGSRITLAYDADGAPTLAVKLQEMFGCADTPAVAWGRVPVVVHLLSPAGRPLQVTSDLRGFWNGAYQEVKKEMRGRYPKHPWPDDPWSAVPTRRTKRAGGG, encoded by the coding sequence ATGAACCGCCTTCCCGTTGACGACGTCATCCCCGACCTGCTGACGGCCCTTGAGCAGAGGAACGCCGCAGTACTTCAGGCGCCGCCGGGGGCCGGGAAAACCACCCGCGTTCCCCTCGCGCTCCTTGACGCTCCCTGGCTGAACGGCAAACGGATTATCATGCTGGAACCGCGCCGGCTGGCCGCGACGAATGCTGCCCGCTGGATGGCCCGCAGTCTGGGGGAGGAGGCGGGCGCCACAGTGGGGTACGCCATCCGCTTCGACCGCCGGGTGTCTGCCCGAACCCGGGTGGAAGTGGTGACCGAAGGAATCCTCACCCGTCGACTCCAGTCCGATCCGCTCCTTGAGGGGGTCGGTGCGGTGATCTTCGACGAGTTCCACGAGCGGAGCATCCATTCGGATCTGGCCCTCGCCCTCTGCCGCGATGTTCAGGCAGGGCTGCGGGAGGACCTGCGGATCATCGTCATGTCGGCAACCATGGCAGCGGCGCCGGTCGCGGCCCTGCTCGGCGACGCACCGGTCATCACCAGCGAGGGGCGAAACTACCCCGTTGCGCTGCGGCATATTCCGCCCAACGACCGGGAGAACCTCCCCTCGGCCGTGGCGCGCGCCGTCCGAATTGCAGTGCGCGAGTGCGAAGGGGATATCCTCGCGTTTCTCCCCGGCGTCGGAGAGATCAGGCGCTGTGGCCAACTGCTCGCTGATGATCCGCCGTTGCATGCCCCGCTGGTGGTGCCCCTCTACGGCGATCTGCCGTTCGTGGAGCAGGAGCGGGCGATTCTGCCGGTCCCCGGCCGGCGCAAGGTGGTGCTGGCAACAACCATTGCCGAAACGAGTCTCACCATCGAAGGTGTCCGCGTGGTTGTGGACGGTGGCCAGACCCGGCGGCTGAGGTATGACCCGGCCTCGGGGCTGAACCGGCTGGTCACCGAGCGGGTTTCCGCCGCATCGGCGACCCAACGGGCCGGTCGGGCCGGCCGCCTGGGACCGGGAACCTGCTACCGCCTCTGGCCAGAGCATGACCAGCAGGCGCTCCTGGCGGCAGATCCCCCGGAAATCCTCATCGCCGATCTGGCTCCGCTGGCCCTTGACCTGGCACACTGGGGGGTAAGCGATCCTGCGTCCCTTGCCTGGCTCGATCCTCCTCCCCGCGGGGCACTGGAGGAGGCGAGAAACCTTCTGAAGTCCCTCGATGCCCTTGACGGCCAGGGGATGATAACCGAAACGGGACGGCGCATGGCGGAGTTGCCGCTCCATCCTCGTCTGGCCCATATGCTGCTGCGCGCGACCGAGCGCGGCCCGGCACCTCTAGCGTGCGACGTGGCCGCGCTGCTCACGGAGCGGGACATCGTGCGTTCCGCCGGGACCGGTCAGGCCGCCGAACGCGCCGGCTGCGACATGCTCATCCGGGTAGAGGCCCTTGAACAGTGGCGGCAGGGAAGAGGGGGGAGGGATCACCAGGTTGATTCTTCAGCCTGCCGGGCAGTGGACCGGGTGGCATCACACCTGCGGCGCCTGATTGCCCCGGATGGAAAGGGGCACGCGGTTGCGGATCCGGTTCGGGAAACGGGGCTGCTGCTTTCGTGGGCATATCCTGACCGGATCGCCCAGGCCCGTCCCGGGGGCGAACGGCGCTATCTTCTGGCCAACGGCAGAGGGGCCTTGTTGTCGGAACGGAGTTCCCTCCACGGGGAGCAGTTGCTTGTGGCCTATCTGGTGGAGCGCGGCGAGCGGGGGGACGACCTGATTCGCCAGGCGAGCGCCCTTGACCCGGCGCGGTTCCACGAAGAGTTCTCCGGCGACATCTACCGGCGGCGCACGGTGGTTTGGGATGATCGGGAAGGGAGGGTGAGCGCCCGGGATGAGGCCTGCTACGGTGCCATCGTTCTGGAGAGCCGTCCCGTCTCCGCCACGGGCGATGAGGTCCGTGCCGCCTTGCTGGCGGGACTGCGAGCCGGTCCGGGTATAACGGCCCTGGGATGGACGCCGTCCGCCTGCCAGTTCCGGGCACGAGTACGGTTTCTCGGCCGGGTCTGCCCTGACGAAGGCTGGCCCGATCTTTCCGATGAACGACTTCTGAAAACAATCGAGGTATGGCTCGGCCCCTTCCTGGGCAAGGCCCGGAGCCTTGCCGACCTGGCGTCTATCGATCTTCTGACGCCGCTGAAAGCTCTGCTCTCCTGGGATCAGCTCCGTCGCCTCGACGAGGGGGCACCCACTCACCTGACGGTGCCGAGCGGTTCGCGGATTACCCTGGCGTACGATGCGGATGGGGCTCCGACCTTGGCGGTGAAGCTACAGGAAATGTTCGGGTGCGCCGACACCCCTGCCGTGGCCTGGGGGCGGGTCCCGGTGGTGGTCCACCTGCTGTCCCCCGCCGGGCGTCCCCTGCAGGTCACGTCCGATCTGCGCGGTTTCTGGAACGGGGCGTATCAGGAGGTCAAGAAAGAGATGCGGGGACGCTACCCCAAGCATCCCTGGCCCGATGATCCCTGGAGCGCGGTCCCGACCCGCAGGACCAAACGGGCGGGAGGAGGGTAA
- a CDS encoding HAD family hydrolase: protein MLSAVIFDFDGIIVDTEPLHYRAFQAILEPIGFGYSWEAYVDVYMGYDDRDAFREAFRVRGADLEDRELEGLIARKAAAFQEIIASGVTPYPGVVELIRNIKANHPVALCSGALRSDILPILEGLGLSGIFDVMVTADEVSASKPDPASYALAVRRLTAAFPNRQIRPETCIAIEDTPAGIASATGAGIGVLAVTNSYPAVRLGGARRVVDSLADVGLADLAALAGQE from the coding sequence ATGCTGTCAGCCGTTATCTTCGATTTCGACGGGATCATCGTCGATACCGAACCGCTCCACTACCGGGCATTCCAGGCCATTCTCGAACCTATTGGGTTCGGCTATTCCTGGGAGGCCTACGTGGATGTCTACATGGGCTATGACGACCGGGACGCCTTCCGGGAAGCGTTCAGGGTGCGGGGCGCGGACTTGGAAGACCGCGAACTCGAAGGTCTTATCGCCCGCAAGGCGGCTGCGTTCCAGGAGATCATCGCTTCCGGCGTCACACCCTATCCGGGTGTTGTCGAACTGATCAGGAACATCAAGGCCAATCATCCCGTGGCGCTTTGCAGCGGCGCACTCCGCTCGGACATTCTGCCGATCCTGGAGGGGCTCGGCCTCTCGGGCATCTTTGACGTCATGGTCACAGCCGACGAGGTGTCGGCCAGCAAACCCGACCCGGCCAGCTACGCCCTGGCGGTGCGGCGGCTGACAGCTGCCTTTCCCAACCGGCAGATTCGGCCGGAAACATGCATCGCGATTGAAGACACGCCAGCCGGCATCGCCTCGGCCACGGGGGCCGGGATCGGTGTCCTTGCCGTCACCAACAGCTATCCCGCCGTGCGGCTCGGCGGTGCCCGCAGGGTCGTTGACTCCCTGGCCGACGTGGGCCTGGCCGACCTGGCGGCATTGGCCGGCCAGGAGTAA
- a CDS encoding VanZ family protein yields the protein MLTPGSRRKLYTVLLAVWGVAILVLTLMPASKAEPLPFPGWDKIEHAVAFGALAWFAGRFLVVYGKCVRRCWLWAFCATVTYGALIEVAQATLTTTRTAELGDLAADAVGAGLVCLLASRTVVAGNREG from the coding sequence ATGCTCACGCCGGGGTCACGCAGAAAGCTCTACACGGTTCTTCTTGCCGTCTGGGGGGTGGCTATCCTTGTCCTGACCCTGATGCCGGCCTCCAAGGCGGAACCGCTTCCCTTTCCCGGCTGGGACAAGATAGAGCATGCAGTGGCGTTCGGCGCACTGGCGTGGTTTGCCGGGCGATTTCTGGTCGTGTACGGAAAATGCGTGCGCCGCTGCTGGCTCTGGGCGTTTTGCGCCACTGTGACGTACGGCGCCCTGATCGAGGTTGCCCAGGCAACATTGACCACGACGCGTACCGCCGAGCTGGGCGATCTGGCTGCGGATGCGGTGGGGGCCGGTCTCGTCTGCCTGCTTGCCTCCCGCACGGTGGTTGCCGGAAACAGGGAGGGATAG
- a CDS encoding MBL fold metallo-hydrolase RNA specificity domain-containing protein: MQIIHHGGIFGVTGSCHELVISDNAAILIDCGLLQGNDGAGGKRFPFIDFPLDRVKGLVLTHVHIDHCGRIPHLLGAGFQGPIWCSEASALLLPLVLEDAVKVGITRDEHLIARFLNAVKKRLVPLPYDRWHQLGSWDGRSASLRLQQAGHILGSAYVEVSVSPASQAEQTGTVNGTRGDTVVVFSGDLGAPFTPLLPDPKPPERADILVLESTYGDRQHEGREQRRERLCRVIVRALENRGALLVPAFSIGRTQELLYEIEDLISRHRTEEAAAGLPWDDLEIIVDSPLALSVTRVYDRLRRLWDEEALETVAQNRHPLSFEQMTVIESHADHRATVEYLRKTARPCIVIAAGGMCAGGRIVNYLKALMPDPRTDILFVGYQAAGTPGREILEAAKQKWETGGRPSIDLDGGTYPLRAAVHTISGYSAHADQRDLVEFVEGITVPPKTIRLVHGEEEARTALAGVLAEKGYQVE, translated from the coding sequence ATGCAGATCATCCATCACGGCGGCATATTCGGCGTCACCGGGTCCTGTCACGAGCTCGTCATCTCCGACAACGCCGCCATCCTCATTGATTGCGGCCTCCTCCAGGGGAACGACGGCGCCGGCGGCAAGAGATTTCCTTTTATCGACTTTCCGCTTGACCGGGTCAAGGGGCTGGTGCTCACCCATGTCCACATCGATCACTGCGGACGTATCCCCCACTTGCTGGGAGCGGGGTTCCAGGGGCCCATCTGGTGCAGTGAGGCATCCGCCCTGCTCCTGCCCCTGGTTCTTGAGGACGCCGTCAAGGTCGGCATCACCCGTGACGAGCACCTCATCGCCCGCTTCCTCAATGCCGTGAAAAAACGGCTGGTCCCCCTCCCCTACGACAGGTGGCACCAGCTGGGAAGCTGGGATGGTCGCTCCGCTTCGCTGCGTCTTCAGCAGGCGGGGCATATTCTGGGCTCGGCGTACGTGGAGGTGTCGGTCAGTCCGGCGTCTCAGGCGGAGCAGACCGGCACCGTCAACGGGACAAGGGGCGATACGGTCGTTGTCTTCTCCGGGGACCTGGGCGCGCCCTTCACCCCGTTGCTGCCCGACCCGAAACCGCCCGAACGGGCAGACATCCTGGTTCTCGAATCGACCTACGGCGACCGGCAGCACGAGGGACGCGAACAGCGCCGGGAGCGACTGTGCAGAGTCATCGTCCGGGCGCTCGAAAATCGCGGCGCCCTTCTGGTGCCGGCCTTCAGTATCGGCAGGACCCAGGAACTGCTCTACGAGATCGAGGATCTCATCAGCCGGCACCGGACCGAGGAGGCGGCCGCCGGCCTGCCGTGGGACGACCTGGAAATCATCGTCGATTCGCCGCTGGCCCTCAGCGTCACCCGGGTCTACGACCGGCTGCGCAGACTCTGGGACGAAGAAGCGCTCGAAACCGTTGCCCAGAACCGTCATCCCCTATCCTTCGAGCAGATGACCGTCATCGAGAGCCACGCCGATCATCGGGCCACGGTGGAGTATCTCCGCAAAACCGCCCGCCCCTGCATCGTCATCGCTGCCGGCGGTATGTGCGCGGGCGGACGCATTGTCAATTACCTCAAGGCCCTGATGCCGGATCCGCGCACCGATATCCTCTTTGTGGGCTATCAGGCCGCGGGAACTCCGGGGAGAGAGATTCTGGAAGCGGCTAAACAAAAATGGGAAACCGGGGGCCGCCCCTCCATCGACCTGGACGGCGGCACCTACCCCCTGCGGGCGGCCGTCCACACCATCAGCGGCTATTCGGCCCATGCCGACCAGCGGGACCTTGTCGAATTCGTCGAAGGAATCACCGTCCCTCCGAAAACCATCAGGCTTGTGCACGGCGAAGAGGAGGCGCGGACGGCTCTGGCTGGAGTACTTGCGGAGAAGGGGTATCAGGTGGAGTAG
- a CDS encoding SLBB domain-containing protein: MRIWKAYVIALFTLIAGVAGTAHSIARAVEVPEAVVRQLSESKGAAPAVGEAAGQLPQQQPEEGAKLLLKAEPADGQIVLTWASTAAPKSPEETPSNYVIHYGTEPNAYGNKVDAGLAATFRIQNLTNERPYFVRVMGYNADRKLVLSSEEVRVIPTAPDASASSLERAFARQSPTLLDKLEPTPLNRSLRQFGYEFFKNSLASLAVTENLPVGPDYVVGPGDSIRIDVWGSFTARYEPTVDRNGEILIPRIGPVKLWGLTYGQAREAIDKALARYYKGYELNVTLGSLRTIQVYVVGEVETPGVYSVSSLATVVNALAAAGGPSKNGSLRSIRVSRPGVEPRSIDLYDMFLTGDRSNDVRLQNGDTVFVPVIGPVAAVAGEVRRPGIYELKGATPLARLVAMAGGITAAGDTGRIQLERIEGNSARIVLDYEPKGGDLEAELARVELKDRDMVTVFPVFDAVRKVVTLTGNVTRPGAYQLKEGMRVRDILPDPSVLLPESYLESAEITRLALPEYRREVVTFNLRAAMQGDPKENLPLQEQDTVRVFSRAEMIEKHTVSISGAVLNPGSYEYFPRMTVRDLVTVAGSPKRNAFLGSAELTRINVNGDGARASRQDINLEKAMAGDPDHNLPLQTDDVLIVRSIENWLEASDRFVTLRGEVKFPGTYSIAKGERLSSVIARAGGYTEHSCLKGAKFTRRSVREEQQRRMDEVIARTEQDVYRKQAELSSVATSREELEATKAALDGLLRSLAKLKTTRAEGRVVIRLAPVEALAHSSYDLELEGGDELSIPPTPSVVSVMGSVYNPTSFLHISERDVAYYLERSGGATRDAELDDMYIIKADGSVFSRQQSSFGIRWDDYARRWTFGGFLSSPLEPGDTLVVPQKLERTAWMREIKDITTILSQVAITAGVIIAAGL; the protein is encoded by the coding sequence ATGAGGATTTGGAAGGCTTACGTTATCGCTTTGTTCACCCTGATTGCCGGTGTTGCCGGCACTGCGCACTCCATTGCGAGGGCGGTGGAGGTCCCCGAGGCCGTGGTGCGCCAGCTCTCCGAAAGCAAGGGAGCGGCGCCCGCCGTCGGTGAGGCCGCTGGACAGCTTCCCCAGCAACAACCGGAGGAAGGGGCGAAGCTGCTGCTCAAGGCCGAGCCTGCCGACGGGCAGATCGTCCTCACCTGGGCATCGACAGCGGCACCCAAGAGCCCGGAGGAAACCCCGTCGAACTATGTGATTCACTACGGTACCGAGCCCAACGCATACGGTAATAAGGTCGACGCGGGGCTCGCCGCCACCTTCAGAATTCAGAACCTGACCAATGAGCGGCCCTATTTCGTGAGGGTCATGGGCTATAACGCAGATCGCAAGCTGGTGCTTTCCTCCGAGGAGGTAAGGGTGATACCCACGGCCCCGGATGCGTCCGCTTCGTCCCTGGAGCGTGCCTTTGCCCGCCAGAGCCCGACGCTGCTGGACAAGCTCGAACCGACTCCCCTCAACAGATCGCTCCGTCAGTTCGGGTATGAGTTTTTTAAAAACAGTCTCGCAAGTCTGGCCGTAACTGAAAATCTGCCCGTGGGCCCCGACTATGTTGTTGGTCCGGGCGATTCCATCAGAATTGATGTGTGGGGGAGCTTCACCGCCCGCTATGAGCCGACTGTGGACCGCAACGGCGAGATCCTGATCCCGCGCATTGGTCCGGTAAAGCTCTGGGGGCTGACCTACGGCCAGGCTCGGGAAGCCATAGACAAAGCACTGGCCCGCTACTACAAGGGGTACGAGCTGAACGTGACCCTGGGGAGCCTCAGGACCATCCAGGTTTACGTGGTGGGTGAGGTGGAAACGCCCGGGGTGTACAGTGTCAGCTCCCTGGCCACGGTGGTCAATGCCCTGGCCGCCGCCGGGGGGCCTTCGAAGAACGGGAGCCTGCGGTCGATCAGGGTGTCGAGACCGGGAGTCGAACCCCGTTCGATCGATCTGTACGACATGTTTCTCACTGGTGACCGCAGCAATGACGTGAGGCTGCAAAACGGCGACACGGTATTTGTGCCGGTGATCGGGCCGGTTGCTGCCGTGGCGGGCGAAGTGCGGCGTCCCGGCATCTACGAGTTGAAGGGCGCGACGCCGCTCGCCCGGCTGGTGGCCATGGCGGGGGGGATCACTGCAGCGGGAGATACGGGGCGTATCCAACTGGAGCGGATCGAGGGGAACAGCGCACGGATAGTGCTCGATTATGAGCCCAAAGGGGGCGACCTGGAGGCCGAACTCGCCCGGGTGGAACTGAAGGACCGTGACATGGTCACCGTGTTCCCGGTGTTCGATGCCGTGCGCAAGGTGGTCACCCTCACGGGGAACGTGACGCGGCCCGGTGCCTATCAGTTGAAGGAGGGAATGCGGGTCAGGGATATTCTTCCTGATCCGTCGGTCCTTCTCCCCGAATCGTATCTGGAGTCGGCCGAGATTACCCGTCTTGCTCTTCCCGAGTACCGCCGGGAAGTGGTCACCTTCAATCTGCGGGCCGCCATGCAGGGGGATCCCAAGGAGAACCTTCCCCTTCAGGAGCAGGACACGGTGCGGGTGTTCTCCCGGGCCGAGATGATTGAGAAGCATACGGTGTCCATCAGCGGGGCGGTGCTCAATCCGGGCAGCTATGAGTATTTTCCGCGCATGACGGTGCGCGACCTGGTGACCGTCGCCGGCAGTCCCAAGCGAAATGCTTTTCTGGGCAGTGCGGAGCTGACCAGGATCAATGTCAACGGCGACGGAGCGCGGGCGAGTAGGCAGGATATCAATCTCGAAAAGGCCATGGCGGGCGATCCCGATCATAACCTCCCCCTGCAGACCGACGACGTCCTCATCGTCCGGAGCATCGAGAACTGGCTTGAGGCCAGCGACCGGTTCGTGACCCTGCGGGGCGAGGTGAAGTTTCCCGGCACCTATTCCATTGCCAAGGGAGAACGACTGAGTTCGGTCATTGCCCGGGCCGGGGGCTATACCGAACATTCCTGCCTGAAGGGGGCCAAGTTCACCCGCCGGTCGGTCAGAGAGGAGCAGCAGCGCCGCATGGACGAGGTGATCGCCCGGACCGAGCAGGATGTCTACCGCAAGCAGGCGGAACTCTCGTCGGTGGCTACATCACGCGAGGAGCTGGAGGCCACCAAGGCCGCCCTCGACGGTCTGTTGCGGAGTCTGGCGAAGCTGAAGACCACCAGGGCCGAGGGGCGGGTGGTGATCCGGCTGGCGCCGGTCGAGGCGCTTGCCCACAGCTCCTATGACCTTGAACTGGAAGGCGGGGATGAACTCTCCATACCCCCAACCCCGAGCGTGGTGTCGGTCATGGGGTCCGTCTACAACCCCACGTCGTTCCTGCACATTTCAGAGCGGGACGTGGCCTATTACCTGGAACGTTCCGGCGGGGCTACCCGTGATGCCGAATTGGATGACATGTACATTATCAAGGCCGACGGATCGGTCTTCAGCAGGCAGCAATCGTCCTTCGGCATTCGCTGGGACGACTATGCCCGGCGCTGGACGTTCGGCGGATTCCTGTCGTCCCCCCTGGAGCCCGGAGATACGCTCGTGGTGCCGCAGAAGCTCGAGCGAACCGCCTGGATGCGCGAGATCAAGGACATAACAACCATCCTGTCGCAGGTAGCCATAACCGCCGGCGTGATCATCGCGGCAGGTCTCTAG